In Dama dama isolate Ldn47 chromosome 20, ASM3311817v1, whole genome shotgun sequence, a single window of DNA contains:
- the MTMR11 gene encoding myotubularin-related protein 11 isoform X5, whose product MAIVQARAQNSLAQQYAGITLSKAGQSSDSRKPPIPLLETIEDWETERKKQAARGWRVSTVNERFDVATSLPRYFWVPNRTLDSEVRRAFGHFHQGRGPRLSWHHPGGSDLLRCGGFYTASDPNKEDIRAVESMLQAGHSDVVLVDTMDELPSLADVQLAHLRLRALCLPDSSVAEDKWLSALEGTRWLDYTRSCLRKASDISVLVTSRVRSVVLQGTTRGKILWRRKWQPTPVSCLENPMDGGTCFLAFLSLSLIPVYHPERGDRDFNGLLSSLVQLLSAPEARTLLGFQSLVQREWVAAGHPFLTRLGGSGASEEAPVFLLFLDCVWQLLQQFPAEFEFSEFFLLALHDSVRVPDTLTFLRDTPWERGKQSGQFNNYTQVYTAGYSQPLAGNSINPQLSVWDWNLRYSNKQILQFHNPGYDPEHCPDSWLPRQQPSFMVPGPPSSVWLFSRGALTPLNQLCPWRDSPSLLAVSSRWLPRPAISSESLADQEWGLPSHWGACPLPPGLLLPGCLGPQIRLWRRCYLRGRPEVQMGLSAPTISGLQEELSHLQELLRKWTPRISPEDHSKKRNPNTILSQSC is encoded by the exons ATGGCCATTGTCCAAGCCAGAGCTCAGAACAGTCTAGCCCAACAGTATGCAGGGATAACCCTGAGCAAGGCTG GCCAGAGTTCTGACTCCAGAAAACCACCTATTCCCCTCTTGGAGACAATAGAAGACTGGGAGACTGAGCGGAAAaagcaggcagccaggggctggaGAGTCAGCACTGTCAATGAGAGGTTCGACGTAGCCACCAG CCTCCCCCGTTACTTCTGGGTCCCTAACCGAACTCTGGACAGTGAAGTCAGGAGAGCATTTGGCCACTTCCATCAGGGCCGTGGACCG CGCCTGTCCTGGCATCACCCTGGGGGCAGTGATCTTCTTCGTTGTGGGGGCTTCTATACAGCCAGTGACCCCAACAAGGAGGATATCAG AGCAGTGGAGTCCATGCTTCAGGCTGGGCATTCAGACGTTGTCCTGGTAGACACCATGGATGAGCTGCCTAGTCTTGCAGATGTCCAACTTGCCCACCTGAGGCTGAGGGCCCTCTGCCTGCCTG ATTCATCTGTGGCTGAGGATAAATGGCTCTCAGCTCTGGAAGGAACACGATGGTTGGACTACACCAG GTCTTGTCTTCGAAAGGCCAGTGACATCTCAGTCTTAGTGACATCCAGGGTTCGCTCTGTAGTACTTCAAG GCACTACtcgtgggaagatcctctggagaaggaaatggcaacccactccagtatcttgcctggaaaatcccatggatggaggaacctg TTTCTTGGCCTTTCTTTCTTTGTCCCTTATCCCTGTTTATCACCCAGAGCGCGGTGATCGTGATTTCAATGGCCTCCTCTCTTCACTCGTCCAGCTGCTTTCAGCCCCTGAAGCCCGAACACTGCTTGGCTTCCAGTCACTAGTGCAACGAGAGTGGGTGGCAGCTGGACATCCTTTCCTGACCCGACTTGGGGGATCTGGGGCCAGTGAAGAG GCCCCAGTGTTTCTCCTCTTCCTTGATTGCGTCTGGCAGCTCCTCCAGCAGTTTCCAGCTGAGTTTGAATTTTCTGAGTTCTtccttcttgctcttcatgaCAGTGTCAGAGTTCCTGACACCCTTACATTCTTGAGAGACACTCCCTGGGAGCGTGGAAAGCAGAGTGGACAG TTCAACAACTATACACAAGTCTATACTGCTGGGTactcccagcccctggctggGAACTCTATTAACCCACAGCTATCTGTCTGGGACTGGAATTTACGCTACAGCAATAAACAAATACTACAATTCCATAATCCTGGCTATGACCCAGAACACTGCCCAGATTCCTGGCTCCCTAGACAGCAG CCAAGCTTCATGGTTCCGGGGCCCCCCAGCTCTGTGTGGCTCTTCTCTAGAGGGGCCCTGACACCCCTGAATCAACTCTGTCCTTGGCGGGACAGTCCCTCCCTGCTGGCAGTCTCTTCTCGTTGGCTCCCTCGACCTGCTATCTCTTCTGAAAGCCTGGCTGATCAGGAGTGGGGGCTCCCCTCACATTGGGGTGCTTGCCCTTTACCCCCGGGACTGCTGCTGCCTGGATGTCTGGGACCCCAAATCAGGCTCTGGAGACGCTGCTACCTGAGGGGAAGGCCTGAGGTCCAG ATGGGCCTCTCAGCTCCCACAATCTCTGGTCTCCAGGAGGAGCTATCCCACCTTCAGGAGTTATTAAGGAAATGGACACCACGGATATCTCCCGAGGATCACTCCAAGAAAAGAAACCCAAATACCATTCTCTCCCAATCCTGTTGA
- the SF3B4 gene encoding splicing factor 3B subunit 4: MAAGPISERNQDATVYVGGLDEKVSEPLLWELFLQAGPVVNTHMPKDRVTGQHQGYGFVEFLSEEDADYAIKIMNMIKLYGKPIRVNKASAHNKNLDVGANIFIGNLDPEIDEKLLYDTFSAFGVILQTPKIMRDPDTGNSKGYAFINFASFDASDAAIEAMNGQYLCNRPITVSYAFKKDSKGERHGSAAERLLAAQNPLSQADRPHQLFADAPPPPSAPNPVVSSLGSGLPPPGMPPPGSFPPPVPPPGALPPGIPPAMPPPPMPPGAGGHGPPSAGTPGAGHPGHGHSHPHPFPPGGMPHPGMSQMQLAHHGPHGLGHPHAGPPGSGGQPPPRPPPGMPHPGPPPMGMPPRGPPFGSPMGHPGPMPPHGMRGPPPLMPPHGYTGPPRPPPYGYQRGPLPPPRPTPRPPVPPRGPLRGPLPQ, translated from the exons ATGGCGGCCGGGCCGATCTCCGAGCGAAACCAGG ATGCCACTGTGTACGTGGGCGGCCTCGATGAGAAGGTTAGCGAACCACTGCTGTGGGAACTATTTCTCCAGGCAGGGCCAGTAGTGAACACGCACATGCCAAAAGATAGAGTCACTGGTCAGCACCAAG GCTATGGCTTTGTGGAATTCTTGAGTGAGGAAGATGCTGACTATGCCATTAAGATCATGAACATGATCAAACTCTATGGGAAGCCAATCCGGGTAAACAAGGCATCAGCTCACAACAAAAACCTGGATGTGGGGGCCAACATTTTTATTGGGAACCTGGACCCAGAGATTGATGAGAAGTTGCTTTATGATACTTTTAGCGCCTTTGGGGTCATCTTACAAACCCCCAAGATTATGCGGGACCCTGACACAGGCAACTCCAAAGGTTATGCTTTTATTAATTTTGCTTCATTTGATGCTTCGGATGCAGCGATTGAGGCCATGAATGGGCAGTACCTCTGTAACCGCCCAATCACTGTGTCCTACGCATTCAAGAAGGACTCCAAGGGTGAGCGCCATGGCTCAGCCGCTGAAAGACTTCTGGCAGCACAGAACCCACTCTCCCAGGCTGACCGCCCGCATCAGCTGTTTGCAGATGCACCCCCTCCACCATCTGCTCCCAATCCTGTGGTATCATCATTGGGATCTGGGCTTCCTCCACCAG GCATGCCTCCTCCTGGCTCCTTTCCACCTCCAGTACCGCCTCCTGGAGCCCTTCCTCCTGGGATACCCCCAGCCATGCCACCACCACCTATGCCTCCTGGGGCTGGAGGACATGGCCCCCCATCAGCAGGAACCCCAGGGGCTGGACATCCTGGACACGGACACTCACATCCTCACCCATTCCCACCGGGTGGGATGCCCCATCCAG GTATGTCTCAGATGCAGCTGGCCCACCATGGCCCTCATGGCTTAGGGCACCCCCACGCTGGGCCCCCTGGCTCTGGGGGGCAGCCACCACCCCGACCACCACCTGGAATGCCTCATCCTGGACCTCCTCCAATGGGCATGCCCCCCCGAGGGCCTCCGTTTGGCTCTCCCATGG GTCACCCAGGTCCTATGCCTCCGCATGGTATGCGTGGACCTCCTCCACTGATGCCTCCTCATGGATACACTGGCCCTCCACGACCTCCACCCTACGGCTACCAGCGGGGGCCTCTCCCTCCACCCAGACCCACTCCCCGACCTCCAGTTCCCCCTCGAGGCCCACTTCGAGGCCCTCTCCCTCAGtga
- the SV2A gene encoding synaptic vesicle glycoprotein 2A isoform X1 — protein sequence MEEGFRDRAAFIRGAKDIAKEVKKHAAKKVVKGLDRVQDEYSRRSYSRFEEEDDDDDFPAPADGYYRGEGAQDEEEGGASSDATEGHDEDDEIYEGEYQGIPRAESGGKGERMADGAPLAGVRGRLGDGEGPPGGRGEAQRRKEREELAQQYEAILRECGHGRFQWTLYFVLGLALMADGVEVFVVGFVLPSAEKDMCLSDSNKGMLGLIVYLGMMVGAFLWGGLADRLGRRQCLLISLSVNSVFAFFSSFVQGYGTFLFCRLLSGVGIGGSIPIVFSYFSEFLAQEKRGEHLSWLCMFWMIGGVYAAAMAWAIIPHYGWSFQMGSAYQFHSWRVFVLVCAFPSVFAIGALTTQPESPRFFLENGKHDEAWMVLKQVHDTNMRAKGHPERVFSVTHIKTIHQEDELIEIQSDTGTWYQRWGVRALSLGGQVWGNFLSCFGPEYRRITLMMMGVWFTMSFSYYGLTVWFPDMIRHLQAVDYAARTKVFPGERVEHVTFNFTLENQIHRGGQYFNDKFIGLRLKSVSFEDSLFEECYFEDVTSSNTFFRNCTFINTVFYNTDLFEYKFVNSRLVNSTFLHNKEGCPLDVTGTGEGAYMVYFVSFLGTLAVLPGNIVSALLMDKIGRLRMLAGSSVMSCVSCFFLSFGNSESAMIALLCLFGGVSIASWNALDVLTVELYPSDKRTTAFGFLNALCKLAAVLGISIFTSFVGITKAAPILFASAALALGSSLALKLPETRGQVLQ from the exons ATGGAAGAGGGCTTCAGAGACCGGGCAGCTTTCATCCGTGGGGCCAAAGACATTGCCAAGGAAGTCAAGAAGCATGCAGCCAAGAAGGTGGTGAAGGGCCTGGACAGAGTCCAGGACGAATATTCCCGGAGATCCTACTCCCGCTTTGAGGAGGAGGACGATGATGATGACTTCCCTGCCCCTGCTGATGGCTATTACCGCGGGGAAGGGGCCCAGGATGAGGAGGAAGGCGGCGCATCTAGCGATGCCACGGAGGGCCACGATGAGGATGATGAGATCTACGAGGGGGAATATCAGGGCATCCCCCGGGCAGAGTCTGGGGGCAAAGGCGAGCGGATGGCAGATGGGGCGCCCCTGGCTGGAGTGAGGGGGCGCTTGGGTGATGGGGAGGGTCCCCCGGGAGGGCGGGGAGAAGCACAGCGGCGGAAAGAACGGGAAGAGCTAGCCCAGCAGTATGAAGCCATCCTGCGGGAGTGTGGCCACGGCCGATTCCAGTGGACACTCTACTTCGTGCTTGGTCTGGCGCTGATGGCCGACGGCGTCGAGGTCTTTGTGGTGGGGTTCGTGCTGCCCAGTGCTGAGAAAGACATGTGCCTGTCTGACTCCAACAAAGGCATGCTGG GCCTCATTGTCTACCTGGGCATGATGGTGGGAGCCTTCCTCTGGGGAGGGCTGGCTGATCGGCTGGGTCGGAGACAGTGTCTGCTCATCTCACTCTCAGTCAACAGTGTCTTCGCCTTTTTCTCATCTTTCGTCCAGGGTTATGGCACTTTCCTTTTCTGCCGTCTCCTTTCTGGGGTCGG GATTGGAGGGTCCATCCCCATCGTCTTCTCCTATTTCTCGGAGTTTCTGGCACAGGAGAAACGTGGGGAGCATTTGAgctggctctgcatgttttggaTGATTGGTGGAGTGTACGCAGCTGCTATGGCCTGGGCCATCATCCCCCACTATG GATGGAGCTTTCAGATGGGGTCTGCTTACCAGTTCCACAGCTGGAGGGTCTTTGTCCTCGTCTGCGCTTTCCCTTCTGTGTTTGCCATTGGGGCTCTGACCACACAGCCTGAAAGCCCCCGTTTCTTCCTGGAG AATGGGAAGCATGATGAGGCCTGGATGGTACTGAAGCAGGTCCATGACACCAACATGCGCGCCAAGGGGCATCCTGAGCGAGTCTTCTCG GTAACCCACATTAAGACAATTCATCAGGAGGATGAGTTGATTGAAATCCAGTCAGACACAGGGACCTGGTACCAGCGCTGGGGGGTCCGGGCCTTGAGCCTGGGAGGGCAG GTCTGGGGgaattttctctcttgttttggCCCAGAATACCGCCGCATCACTCTGATGATGATGGGTGTGTGGTTCACCATGTCATTCAG CTACTATGGCCTGACTGTCTGGTTTCCCGACATGATCCGCCATCTCCAAGCGGTGGACTATGCAGCCCGCACCAAAGTGTTTCCTGGGGAACGCGTGGAACATGTGACTTTTAACTTCACCTTGGAGAATCAGATCCACCGAGGGGGACAGTACTTCAATGACAA GTTCATTGGGCTACGTCTGAAGTCAGTGTCCTTTGAGGACTCCCTGTTTGAGGAGTGTTACTTCGAGGATGTCACATCCAGCAACACATTTTTCCGCAACTGCACATTCATCAACACTGTGTTCTATAACACTG ACCTGTTTGAGTACAAGTTTGTGAACAGCCGTCTGGTGAACAGCACATTCCTGCACAACAAGGAGGGCTGCCCCCTGGACGTGACGGGGACGGGTGAAGGCGCCTACATGGTGTATTTTGTCAGCTTCTTGGGGACGCTGGCTGTGCTTCCTGGGAACATTGTGTCCGCTCTGCTCATGGACAAGATTGGCAGGCTCCGAATGCTTG CTGGCTCCAGCGTgatgtcctgtgtctcctgcttcttCCTGTCTTTCGGGAACAGTGAGTCCGCCATGATTGCTCTGCTCTGCCTTTTCGGGGGGGTCAGCATCGCATCCTGGAACGCGCTGGACGTGTTGACTGTTGAACTCTACCCCTCGGACAAGAG GACCACAGCCTTCGGCTTCCTGAATGCCCTGTGTAAGCTGGCAGCTGTGCTGGGGATCAGCATCTTCACGTCCTTTGTGGGAATCACCAAGGCTGCCCCCATCCTCTTTGCCTCAGCTGCCCTTGCCCTCGGGAGTTCTCTGGCCCTGAAGCTGCCCGAGACCCGGGGGCAGGTGCTGCAGTGA
- the BOLA1 gene encoding bolA-like protein 1: MLSGQLVVRLFSMASRVCMYRGSAGSGVIGPVEAAIRTKLEQALNPEVLELRNESGGHAVPPGSETHFRVAVVSSRFEGLSPLQRHRLVHAALSEELAGPVHALAIQARTPAQWRENPQLDTSPPCLGGSKKSRT, encoded by the coding sequence ATGCTGAGTGGGCAGCTGGTCGTACGCCTGTTCTCCATGGCCAGCCGTGTCTGTATGTACCGGGGCAGCGCGGGATCAGGGGTCATCGGTCCCGTCGAGGCTGCCATTCGCACGAAGTTGGAGCAGGCCCTGAACCCCGAAGTGCTGGAGCTGCGTAATGAGAGCGGCGGCCACGCGGTCCCACCGGGCAGTGAGACCCATTTCCGCGTGGCGGTGGTGAGCTCTCGCTTTGAGGGACTGAGCCCCCTACAAAGGCATCGGCTGGTCCATGCGGCGCTGTCAGAAGAGCTGGCTGGGCCAGTCCACGCCCTGGCAATACAGGCGCGGACCCCCGCCCAGTGGAGGGAGAACCCTCAACTGGACACAAGCCccccctgcctaggtgggagcAAGAAAAGTCGAACCTAA
- the SV2A gene encoding synaptic vesicle glycoprotein 2A isoform X2, translating into MNGKHDEAWMVLKQVHDTNMRAKGHPERVFSVTHIKTIHQEDELIEIQSDTGTWYQRWGVRALSLGGQVWGNFLSCFGPEYRRITLMMMGVWFTMSFSYYGLTVWFPDMIRHLQAVDYAARTKVFPGERVEHVTFNFTLENQIHRGGQYFNDKFIGLRLKSVSFEDSLFEECYFEDVTSSNTFFRNCTFINTVFYNTDLFEYKFVNSRLVNSTFLHNKEGCPLDVTGTGEGAYMVYFVSFLGTLAVLPGNIVSALLMDKIGRLRMLAGSSVMSCVSCFFLSFGNSESAMIALLCLFGGVSIASWNALDVLTVELYPSDKRTTAFGFLNALCKLAAVLGISIFTSFVGITKAAPILFASAALALGSSLALKLPETRGQVLQ; encoded by the exons ATG AATGGGAAGCATGATGAGGCCTGGATGGTACTGAAGCAGGTCCATGACACCAACATGCGCGCCAAGGGGCATCCTGAGCGAGTCTTCTCG GTAACCCACATTAAGACAATTCATCAGGAGGATGAGTTGATTGAAATCCAGTCAGACACAGGGACCTGGTACCAGCGCTGGGGGGTCCGGGCCTTGAGCCTGGGAGGGCAG GTCTGGGGgaattttctctcttgttttggCCCAGAATACCGCCGCATCACTCTGATGATGATGGGTGTGTGGTTCACCATGTCATTCAG CTACTATGGCCTGACTGTCTGGTTTCCCGACATGATCCGCCATCTCCAAGCGGTGGACTATGCAGCCCGCACCAAAGTGTTTCCTGGGGAACGCGTGGAACATGTGACTTTTAACTTCACCTTGGAGAATCAGATCCACCGAGGGGGACAGTACTTCAATGACAA GTTCATTGGGCTACGTCTGAAGTCAGTGTCCTTTGAGGACTCCCTGTTTGAGGAGTGTTACTTCGAGGATGTCACATCCAGCAACACATTTTTCCGCAACTGCACATTCATCAACACTGTGTTCTATAACACTG ACCTGTTTGAGTACAAGTTTGTGAACAGCCGTCTGGTGAACAGCACATTCCTGCACAACAAGGAGGGCTGCCCCCTGGACGTGACGGGGACGGGTGAAGGCGCCTACATGGTGTATTTTGTCAGCTTCTTGGGGACGCTGGCTGTGCTTCCTGGGAACATTGTGTCCGCTCTGCTCATGGACAAGATTGGCAGGCTCCGAATGCTTG CTGGCTCCAGCGTgatgtcctgtgtctcctgcttcttCCTGTCTTTCGGGAACAGTGAGTCCGCCATGATTGCTCTGCTCTGCCTTTTCGGGGGGGTCAGCATCGCATCCTGGAACGCGCTGGACGTGTTGACTGTTGAACTCTACCCCTCGGACAAGAG GACCACAGCCTTCGGCTTCCTGAATGCCCTGTGTAAGCTGGCAGCTGTGCTGGGGATCAGCATCTTCACGTCCTTTGTGGGAATCACCAAGGCTGCCCCCATCCTCTTTGCCTCAGCTGCCCTTGCCCTCGGGAGTTCTCTGGCCCTGAAGCTGCCCGAGACCCGGGGGCAGGTGCTGCAGTGA